In Primulina huaijiensis isolate GDHJ02 unplaced genomic scaffold, ASM1229523v2 scaffold43333, whole genome shotgun sequence, the following proteins share a genomic window:
- the LOC140970080 gene encoding MACPF domain-containing protein At1g14780-like isoform X2, with protein sequence MRDRGIVLKALNSLGKGFDISSNFRLKFCKGDNRIIVLNETETRQLSVPGFGSIDNVSIDIKCDKGDLTRYQSDMLDFNQMSEFFNQKCSVSGKIPSGQFNSMFGFQSGSWATDAASTKCLAFDGYFIILFNIHIDRYPLILADEVRNAVPSTWDPSALARFIEKYGTHIIVGLGIGGHDVVLVKQDKSSSMEPSELKNHLYVLGDQLFSGTCTFSPHQFKTKEHKHKGISVICSKRGGDSCVSTHCEWLPTVPLMPDAVHFNLIPITSLLRGVPGKGFLSHAINLYLRYKPPIADLEYFLDFQTHKIWAPIHNDLSMGPARSRVKQTPSLNFNLMGPKLYVNTTQVTVGNSPVTGMRLYLEGIKCNRLGVHLQHLTTPPVHFQNKINGAITWRGSEEIPDNHRYFEPIQWKKFSHICTTPVKPDLKWLSPSRDTSFIVTGAQLHVKKHDSKDVLHLRLAYSKLSNSCIIQSNWMHAASEHNSIKSGFFSSITTSITGHVEKEKPKQVVVDSGVYPTGPPVPIQTQKLLKFVDMVQLCRGPLDSPGHWLVTGAKLDMEKGKICLRVKFSLLKIY encoded by the exons ATGAGGGACCGTGGAATTGTTCTCAAGGCCCTGAACAGCCTCGGAAAAGGTTTTGATATTTCGTCCAATTTTCGACTCAAATTCTGCAAAGGAGACAACAGGATCATCGTCCTTAACGAAACAGAAACCAGACAGCTCTCAGTACCAGGTTTCGGATCCATTGATAATGTTTCTATCGATATAAAATGTGACAAAGGCGATCTTACGAGGTACCAATCGGATATGCTTGATTTTAACCAG ATGTCGGAGTTTTTCAACCAAAAATGCTCGGTTTCGGGTAAAATCCCGTCGGGGCAGTTCAACTCCATGTTCGGATTCCAGAGCGGGTCGTGGGCTACTGATGCTGCGAGCACAAAGTGTTTAgcgtttgatgggtattttatcattttgttcAATATTCATATCGATAGATATCCACTGATTCTTGCCGATGAAGTGCGGAATGCTGTTCCTTCTACGTGGGATCCTTCTGCTCTTGCAAG ATTCATAGAAAAATATGGAACTCATATAATTGTGGGGCTTGGTATTGGTGGGCATGATGTGGTTTTGGTAAAGCAAGACAAGTCTTCAAGCATGGAACCATCAGAGCTCAAGAATCACTTGTATGTACTCGGGGACCAATTATTCAGTGGAACATGCACATTTTCCCCGCATCAGTTCAAAACAAAAGAACATAAACACAAG GGGATCAGTGTGATATGTTCAAAAAGGGGTGGGGATTCGTGTGTGAGTACACATTGTGAATGGCTGCCAACGGTTCCATTAATGCCGGATGCGGTCCATTTCAATCTCATACCAATCACTTCTCTACTGAGAGGGGTTCCTGGCAAAGGCTTCTTGTCTCATGCCATCAATCTCTATCTTCGAT ACAAGCCTCCAATAGCTGATTTGGAGTATTTCCTGGACTTTCAAACACACAAAATTTGGGCCCCCATACACAATGATCTCTCCATGGGCCCAGCTAGAAGCAGGGTCAAGCAAACGCCATCTTTGAATTTTAACCTCATGGGCCCTAAGCTATACGTGAATACCACCCAG GTCACTGTTGGCAATTCACCCGTGACTGGAATGAGGTTATATCTAGAGGGCATAAAATGCAATCG GCTGGGAGTGCATCTCCAACACTTAACCACCCCTCCGGTCCACTTCCAAAACAAGATCAATGGCGCCATAACATGGCGCGGATCCGAAGAAATCCCCGACAACCATCGATACTTCGAACCTATCCAATGGAAAAAATTCTCCCACATCTGTACTACCCCGGTGAAACCCGACCTAAAATGGTTAAGTCCGTCACGAGACACGTCCTTCATTGTCACCGGAGCCCAACTCCACGTGAAAAAGCATGATTCCAAAGATGTGTTACACCTTCGTCTTGCGTACTCAAAGTTATCAAACTCGTGCATCATTCAGTCTAATTGGATGCATGCAGCATCGGAACACAACTCGATAAAATCGGGATTCTTTTCATCGATAACCACGTCGATAACAGGCCATGTGGAGAAGGAGAAACCGAAACAAGTCGTTGTGGACTCGGGGGTGTATCCGACAGGACCACCGGTTCCGATTCAAACGCAGAAGCTTTTGAAATTCGTAGATATGGTGCAGTTGTGTAGAGGGCCGTTGGATAGTCCTGGACATTGGCTGGTGACAGGGGCTAAATTGGACATGGAAAAGGGAAAGATTTGCCTAAGGGTGAAGTTTTCTTTGTTGAAAATCTACTGA
- the LOC140970080 gene encoding MACPF domain-containing protein At1g14780-like isoform X1, with translation MRDRGIVLKALNSLGKGFDISSNFRLKFCKGDNRIIVLNETETRQLSVPGFGSIDNVSIDIKCDKGDLTRYQSDMLDFNQMSEFFNQKCSVSGKIPSGQFNSMFGFQSGSWATDAASTKCLAFDGYFIILFNIHIDRYPLILADEVRNAVPSTWDPSALARFIEKYGTHIIVGLGIGGHDVVLVKQDKSSSMEPSELKNHLYVLGDQLFSGTCTFSPHQFKTKEHKHKAPQAFNVFDPQPSILNSFESITSKDGISVICSKRGGDSCVSTHCEWLPTVPLMPDAVHFNLIPITSLLRGVPGKGFLSHAINLYLRYKPPIADLEYFLDFQTHKIWAPIHNDLSMGPARSRVKQTPSLNFNLMGPKLYVNTTQVTVGNSPVTGMRLYLEGIKCNRLGVHLQHLTTPPVHFQNKINGAITWRGSEEIPDNHRYFEPIQWKKFSHICTTPVKPDLKWLSPSRDTSFIVTGAQLHVKKHDSKDVLHLRLAYSKLSNSCIIQSNWMHAASEHNSIKSGFFSSITTSITGHVEKEKPKQVVVDSGVYPTGPPVPIQTQKLLKFVDMVQLCRGPLDSPGHWLVTGAKLDMEKGKICLRVKFSLLKIY, from the exons ATGAGGGACCGTGGAATTGTTCTCAAGGCCCTGAACAGCCTCGGAAAAGGTTTTGATATTTCGTCCAATTTTCGACTCAAATTCTGCAAAGGAGACAACAGGATCATCGTCCTTAACGAAACAGAAACCAGACAGCTCTCAGTACCAGGTTTCGGATCCATTGATAATGTTTCTATCGATATAAAATGTGACAAAGGCGATCTTACGAGGTACCAATCGGATATGCTTGATTTTAACCAG ATGTCGGAGTTTTTCAACCAAAAATGCTCGGTTTCGGGTAAAATCCCGTCGGGGCAGTTCAACTCCATGTTCGGATTCCAGAGCGGGTCGTGGGCTACTGATGCTGCGAGCACAAAGTGTTTAgcgtttgatgggtattttatcattttgttcAATATTCATATCGATAGATATCCACTGATTCTTGCCGATGAAGTGCGGAATGCTGTTCCTTCTACGTGGGATCCTTCTGCTCTTGCAAG ATTCATAGAAAAATATGGAACTCATATAATTGTGGGGCTTGGTATTGGTGGGCATGATGTGGTTTTGGTAAAGCAAGACAAGTCTTCAAGCATGGAACCATCAGAGCTCAAGAATCACTTGTATGTACTCGGGGACCAATTATTCAGTGGAACATGCACATTTTCCCCGCATCAGTTCAAAACAAAAGAACATAAACACAAG GCACCACAGGCATTCAACGTTTTCGATCCGCAACCTAGTATTCTGAACAGTTTCGAGTCAATTACATCAAAAGAT GGGATCAGTGTGATATGTTCAAAAAGGGGTGGGGATTCGTGTGTGAGTACACATTGTGAATGGCTGCCAACGGTTCCATTAATGCCGGATGCGGTCCATTTCAATCTCATACCAATCACTTCTCTACTGAGAGGGGTTCCTGGCAAAGGCTTCTTGTCTCATGCCATCAATCTCTATCTTCGAT ACAAGCCTCCAATAGCTGATTTGGAGTATTTCCTGGACTTTCAAACACACAAAATTTGGGCCCCCATACACAATGATCTCTCCATGGGCCCAGCTAGAAGCAGGGTCAAGCAAACGCCATCTTTGAATTTTAACCTCATGGGCCCTAAGCTATACGTGAATACCACCCAG GTCACTGTTGGCAATTCACCCGTGACTGGAATGAGGTTATATCTAGAGGGCATAAAATGCAATCG GCTGGGAGTGCATCTCCAACACTTAACCACCCCTCCGGTCCACTTCCAAAACAAGATCAATGGCGCCATAACATGGCGCGGATCCGAAGAAATCCCCGACAACCATCGATACTTCGAACCTATCCAATGGAAAAAATTCTCCCACATCTGTACTACCCCGGTGAAACCCGACCTAAAATGGTTAAGTCCGTCACGAGACACGTCCTTCATTGTCACCGGAGCCCAACTCCACGTGAAAAAGCATGATTCCAAAGATGTGTTACACCTTCGTCTTGCGTACTCAAAGTTATCAAACTCGTGCATCATTCAGTCTAATTGGATGCATGCAGCATCGGAACACAACTCGATAAAATCGGGATTCTTTTCATCGATAACCACGTCGATAACAGGCCATGTGGAGAAGGAGAAACCGAAACAAGTCGTTGTGGACTCGGGGGTGTATCCGACAGGACCACCGGTTCCGATTCAAACGCAGAAGCTTTTGAAATTCGTAGATATGGTGCAGTTGTGTAGAGGGCCGTTGGATAGTCCTGGACATTGGCTGGTGACAGGGGCTAAATTGGACATGGAAAAGGGAAAGATTTGCCTAAGGGTGAAGTTTTCTTTGTTGAAAATCTACTGA
- the LOC140970049 gene encoding CRAL-TRIO domain-containing protein YKL091C, producing MDQNQEQALAQMRKSVQMLGSSTEHCGDPTLMRFLIARSMDTDKASKMFVQWQKWRAASVPLGHIPESEVEDELNAKKIYLQGLSEKGYPVMVVKANKHFPSKDQLQFKKFVIYLLDKTIASSFKGREIGNEKLIGVIDLNQISYKNVDARGLITGFQYLQAYYPERLAKLYLLHMPWFFVSVWRLVSRFLEKATLEKVVIVTNEEERRDFVKDIGEAALALEYGGRAKPVPIQDFVLIPLEDSSL from the exons ATGGATCAGAATCAAGAACAGGCATTGGCTCAGATGAGGAAATCAGTTCAAATGCTTGGTTCTTCCACCGAG CACTGTGGAGACCCTACActgatgagattcctgattgcAAGGTCAATGGACACAGACAAGGCTTCAAAAATGTTTGTGCAGTGGCAGAAATGGAGGGCTGCATCCGTGCCTCTGGGTCACATCCCTGAATCTGAAGTTGAGGATGAACTAAACGCAAAGAAAATTTATTTGCAGGGTTTATCTGAAAAAGGGTACCCCGTGATGGTGGTTAAAGCCAATAAGCATTTCCCTTCCAAGGATCAGCTTCAATTCAAGA AATTCGTGATTTATCTACTGGACAAGACTATTGCAAG TTCTTTCAAAGGCAGAGAAATTGGAAATGAAAAGTTGATTGGCGTTATTGATCTGAATCAAATTTCCTACAAGAACGTAGATGCTCGCGGCTTAATCACCGGTTTTCAGTACTTACAA GCATACTACCCTGAGCGGTTGGCCAAGTTATACTTGCTACACATGCCATGGTTTTTCGTGAGCGTCTGGAGATTGGTTTCACGTTTCTTGGAGAAAGCTACTTTAGAAAAG GTTGTGATTGTGACGAATGAAGAGGAAAGAAGAGATTTTGTGAAGGACATTGGTGAAGCAGCATTGGCATTAGAGTATGGAGGGCGAGCTAAACCTGTGCCCATTCAAGATTTCGTACTGATACCATTAGAAGATTCATCCCTCTGA